A part of Paenibacillus donghaensis genomic DNA contains:
- a CDS encoding site-specific integrase, with protein MINNILKSAQIPFELAVILAAFYGLRRSEALGLKWSAIDLINKTITIKHTVTSGSLNGKLITIEKDRTKNKASRRTLPLVDAFYELLLRLKQQREINRGLCKDSYCIDYLDYINVDAMGNRIKPNYITQHFSLVLKKHDMRHIRYHDLRHSCATLLLSNGVSMKEVQEWLGHSDYATTANIYSHLEFSSKINSAETMNKAIKI; from the coding sequence TTGATCAATAACATATTAAAATCAGCTCAGATACCATTTGAGCTTGCTGTTATTCTAGCGGCTTTTTATGGATTACGGCGAAGCGAGGCTCTTGGATTGAAATGGTCTGCTATCGATTTGATAAATAAAACCATTACGATCAAACATACGGTTACTTCAGGCTCACTGAATGGAAAGCTTATCACCATTGAGAAGGACAGGACGAAGAATAAGGCAAGCCGTCGCACTCTGCCGCTTGTAGACGCCTTCTATGAGCTGCTGCTGCGTTTGAAACAGCAGCGGGAGATCAACCGGGGACTTTGCAAGGATTCATACTGCATAGACTACCTGGACTATATCAATGTGGATGCTATGGGGAATCGAATTAAGCCTAATTATATCACTCAGCATTTTTCCCTTGTCCTGAAAAAACATGATATGCGGCATATCCGCTATCATGATCTTCGTCATAGTTGTGCCACTCTGCTTCTTTCCAATGGCGTCAGTATGAAGGAAGTTCAAGAATGGTTAGGCCATAGCGATTACGCAACAACTGCAAATATTTATTCACACCTTGAGTTCAGTTCGAAAATTAACTCAGCCGAAACCATGAATAAGGCGATAAAAATATAA
- a CDS encoding response regulator transcription factor: MIRILIVEDEKPISDLIRMNLFEAGYFCDCAFDGMAAVNMLDENKYDLLLLDIYLPEVNGYEVMEYVKPMDVPVIFLTAKASVDDRVKGLKLGADDYLVKPFEIVELLARVEAVLRRYNLSQSVIQIGGLTIDTKARTVKRDSLHISLTKKEYELLLLFIGNKNIALFRDKIYEKIWGLVFIGDSRTVDLHVQRLRKKIGWEQLITVVYKVGYRLEINT; encoded by the coding sequence GTGATTCGAATCTTAATCGTAGAAGATGAAAAACCAATTTCGGATTTAATACGAATGAACTTGTTCGAAGCGGGGTACTTTTGTGATTGTGCCTTTGATGGAATGGCAGCAGTAAATATGCTAGATGAAAACAAATATGATTTACTCCTATTGGATATCTATCTTCCAGAGGTCAATGGATATGAGGTTATGGAGTACGTTAAGCCTATGGATGTTCCGGTCATATTTTTGACGGCTAAAGCCAGTGTGGATGACAGAGTAAAAGGGTTAAAACTAGGTGCTGATGATTATCTTGTGAAGCCATTTGAAATTGTTGAGCTTTTAGCACGAGTAGAAGCAGTTCTAAGAAGGTATAATCTTAGCCAATCTGTCATTCAAATAGGCGGTTTGACTATTGATACTAAGGCAAGAACTGTAAAGAGAGATAGTCTTCATATTTCCCTTACCAAAAAAGAATATGAACTTTTGCTTTTATTTATTGGCAACAAAAATATTGCGCTCTTTAGAGACAAAATATATGAAAAGATATGGGGATTAGTATTTATAGGAGATAGCAGAACGGTTGACCTGCATGTTCAGCGGCTGCGAAAAAAGATTGGATGGGAGCAGTTGATTACGGTGGTCTATAAGGTGGGCTATCGATTGGAGATAAACACATGA
- a CDS encoding sensor histidine kinase yields MKLSWKVFLSTLIITILTFSIGGYFFISAVFQSAYNRESSSALEENKMLRSYFGALIPTATSEELGKSTMLNISESMISHFTNEKLSIRISDSIQNIIAQSDDVNFDMNLLKQLEENFLLHKTIGYDGRYYIQTAAVLQTSSKKVYLETFHDITSIFTDRQDLFSFYRKLIFCMLTVNGLLVFLMTLWTLSPLKRLSNTTREIAKGKYNDRVIVRAKDEIGLLAEDFNKMADNLEIKIRDLEATTISQRDFIGTFAHEVKTPLTSIIGYADMLRSKKMSEENRILAADYIFNEGKRLETLSLKLLDLLVVKNHDFEMKQINMKELFINIKGVMEPILTNSNIMLKISAEDIQIRVEPDLMKALIINLVDNARKAILENGVISLTGSRISIERFMIMVEDNGKGIPEKELSRITEIFYRVEKSRFRGKGVGIGLSLCKEIVEFHDGEMKFESKLNTGTRVHLCLRG; encoded by the coding sequence ATGAAATTATCATGGAAGGTATTTCTTAGCACGCTAATCATTACGATATTAACATTCAGCATAGGAGGTTATTTTTTCATATCTGCTGTTTTTCAGTCTGCTTATAATAGAGAAAGCAGTTCAGCATTGGAGGAAAACAAAATGCTCCGCAGTTATTTTGGGGCATTAATTCCAACTGCAACATCTGAAGAGCTGGGTAAAAGTACAATGTTAAATATTTCAGAATCTATGATATCTCATTTTACAAATGAAAAATTATCAATAAGAATTTCTGATAGTATCCAGAATATAATTGCCCAGAGTGATGATGTGAACTTTGATATGAATTTGCTGAAACAGCTTGAAGAGAATTTCTTACTGCATAAGACGATTGGATATGATGGCCGATATTATATTCAGACAGCTGCAGTTCTTCAGACCTCCAGCAAGAAAGTATATTTAGAAACTTTTCATGATATAACTTCCATTTTTACTGACAGACAAGATTTATTTTCCTTTTATCGAAAACTGATTTTTTGCATGTTGACTGTCAACGGACTCTTGGTCTTTCTCATGACATTATGGACGCTCTCTCCTTTAAAAAGACTTTCTAACACGACAAGAGAAATAGCCAAAGGGAAATATAACGATAGAGTAATCGTTCGGGCAAAGGATGAAATTGGACTTCTGGCAGAGGATTTCAATAAAATGGCAGATAACCTTGAAATTAAAATACGAGATCTTGAGGCAACAACAATAAGCCAGAGGGATTTTATTGGAACCTTTGCTCATGAAGTTAAAACGCCTCTTACCTCCATTATTGGATATGCTGATATGCTCCGCTCAAAAAAAATGTCTGAAGAAAACAGAATTTTGGCAGCAGACTATATTTTTAATGAGGGAAAGAGACTGGAAACTCTTTCATTAAAGCTGCTAGATTTGTTGGTAGTGAAAAATCATGATTTTGAGATGAAGCAAATCAATATGAAAGAGTTGTTTATAAACATCAAAGGCGTTATGGAACCGATTCTCACGAACAGTAATATCATGCTTAAAATCTCCGCTGAGGATATTCAAATTAGAGTTGAACCGGATTTGATGAAAGCGCTTATTATAAACCTTGTAGACAATGCCAGAAAAGCTATTTTAGAAAACGGAGTCATCAGCCTAACAGGCAGTCGGATATCCATTGAGAGATTTATGATTATGGTTGAGGATAACGGCAAAGGAATACCGGAAAAGGAGCTTTCAAGGATTACAGAGATATTTTATAGGGTAGAAAAATCAAGGTTCAGAGGCAAAGGCGTTGGGATAGGGCTATCGTTGTGTAAGGAAATCGTAGAATTTCATGACGGAGAGATGAAATTTGAATCTAAGCTAAATACAGGAACCCGTGTACATTTGTGTTTAAGGGGGTAG
- a CDS encoding efflux RND transporter periplasmic adaptor subunit encodes MNYQKKLKRKVVIPIITIIILSVFGYFAFATNGRQEETMPLREYKVFRGDLTAGIVGDGNLTLPYISHYFDVPVQLEAVYIKKGDTVKTGDRIAKTVGNDLKDPYLYAKLDGIVISVPSVEGEMTAGKPIVAQIGDPQKIAAQIKLSQSDIGEAEIGQLVQFTLGAYPTQTLQGKITHVQLAPTNANPLEYTVYASVEADNLLLLEGMTFSAQLIQKQVKNVLCLSNKAIQLKEGKQTVLLLDEKGNLFDREIQTGFSDGRYSEILEGLSEGDIVYLEG; translated from the coding sequence ATGAATTACCAAAAGAAACTAAAAAGAAAAGTAGTTATACCGATCATTACAATTATAATACTGTCAGTTTTCGGATATTTTGCATTTGCAACGAATGGGCGTCAAGAAGAAACTATGCCCTTAAGGGAATACAAAGTTTTCCGAGGAGACCTTACAGCGGGAATCGTTGGCGACGGTAATTTGACTCTACCGTATATTTCGCATTATTTTGACGTTCCCGTTCAGCTTGAAGCTGTTTATATCAAAAAAGGCGATACCGTAAAGACTGGAGATAGGATTGCCAAAACTGTTGGCAACGATTTAAAGGACCCGTATCTCTACGCAAAGTTGGATGGCATAGTTATTTCTGTTCCTTCAGTAGAGGGTGAAATGACTGCTGGAAAGCCAATCGTTGCTCAAATCGGCGACCCCCAAAAAATAGCTGCCCAGATAAAACTATCTCAGTCAGATATTGGTGAAGCTGAAATCGGTCAGCTTGTACAGTTTACCTTAGGTGCTTATCCGACGCAGACATTACAGGGTAAAATTACACATGTTCAGTTGGCGCCGACAAATGCCAACCCCTTGGAATATACGGTTTATGCTTCCGTTGAAGCCGATAATCTGCTTCTTTTGGAGGGCATGACATTCTCCGCTCAGCTCATTCAGAAACAGGTAAAGAATGTGCTTTGCCTTTCAAATAAAGCTATTCAGTTAAAAGAGGGAAAACAAACCGTACTTCTTTTAGATGAAAAAGGAAATTTATTTGACCGAGAAATTCAGACGGGGTTCTCAGATGGGCGATACAGTGAAATATTAGAAGGTCTTTCTGAGGGTGATATCGTTTATCTGGAGGGATAA
- a CDS encoding ABC transporter permease has protein sequence MQLTEMLRIIWINILQNKFKVILSSLGIIVGAATIVLVIAIGKGGEAEITRQFGDLSAATIYINPDESQRVLFNTSMTKIERLNQELIKEIKEENPYLDDMMLLDSGLANVTINRESFLRNVTGVTAEYENIFNLSAAYGENITEGDVEDKSLVAVLGYDVAVNNYGMAENAIGEYITLNNKLLKVVGVLGRKGDNVGVILPDSSVFIPYSVGQEYLFNSQYSIPQAVALAKDVSQVDAAMKWIRSSLTYFLENGDAYTIDDVGSKMEVALRSAKIMSMVLVSVAAIVFIVSGIGIMNVLFVSVKERTKEIGILKALGCPERNILLQFLLESITISLFGSMAGMLLSIFILPLMKYTDIPVLPSLGGQLAALFFSLLTGTIFGYYPAYRASRQKPIDALNYE, from the coding sequence ATGCAATTGACTGAAATGTTACGTATCATATGGATTAATATTTTACAGAACAAATTTAAGGTTATTCTTAGTTCCTTAGGTATCATTGTTGGGGCTGCAACAATAGTTTTGGTTATTGCCATCGGTAAGGGGGGAGAAGCGGAAATAACCAGGCAGTTTGGCGATTTGTCTGCAGCAACCATATATATAAATCCGGATGAATCGCAAAGAGTCCTTTTTAATACGAGTATGACTAAAATTGAAAGATTAAACCAAGAGCTTATAAAAGAAATAAAAGAAGAAAATCCATATCTAGATGATATGATGCTTTTGGATTCCGGGCTTGCAAATGTAACGATAAATAGAGAATCCTTTCTTAGGAATGTCACAGGGGTAACGGCAGAATATGAGAATATCTTCAACCTATCAGCAGCCTATGGTGAAAATATCACAGAAGGTGATGTGGAGGATAAATCATTGGTTGCTGTTTTAGGCTATGATGTGGCAGTAAACAACTATGGCATGGCTGAAAATGCAATTGGAGAATATATAACACTCAATAATAAGCTCTTAAAAGTTGTAGGTGTTCTGGGGCGCAAGGGTGATAATGTAGGAGTAATCCTTCCAGATTCTTCTGTGTTTATTCCATATTCCGTGGGTCAGGAATATTTATTCAATAGTCAGTATTCCATACCACAAGCAGTTGCTTTAGCTAAGGATGTATCCCAAGTAGACGCTGCAATGAAATGGATACGTAGCTCTCTTACCTATTTTCTTGAAAATGGTGATGCCTATACCATTGATGATGTGGGCAGCAAAATGGAAGTTGCTCTTCGATCAGCAAAAATTATGAGTATGGTTTTGGTTTCCGTTGCGGCGATTGTATTTATTGTTAGCGGTATTGGAATCATGAATGTACTTTTCGTATCTGTGAAGGAACGTACAAAAGAAATTGGCATTTTGAAGGCTTTAGGCTGTCCCGAACGTAATATATTGCTGCAATTTCTTCTTGAATCCATAACCATAAGTCTATTTGGCAGCATGGCTGGGATGCTTCTGAGCATTTTTATACTGCCCCTTATGAAATATACCGATATTCCGGTTCTTCCATCTCTCGGTGGACAATTGGCAGCTTTATTCTTTTCGTTGCTGACAGGAACAATTTTTGGATATTATCCTGCATATAGAGCCTCGAGGCAGAAACCTATTGATGCGTTAAATTATGAATAA
- a CDS encoding ABC transporter ATP-binding protein — MNEIIKMDKVNKSYPMGEESLHALKDISLTIEKGDYLTILGPSGSGKTTLMNILGCMDTLDGGTYQFEDMEVEKCSDKELSRIRNQKIGFIFQKYNLIPQYTAMQNIIMPLLLRGMGRDEALRKADETISLVGLSDRVLHKPKELSGGQQQRVAIARALVTEPSLLLADEPTGSLDSATGQEILTLFQKLNDNGNTIIVISHDIKVAQQSKRIISIFDGNLLE, encoded by the coding sequence TTGAATGAAATAATCAAGATGGATAAGGTAAATAAATCTTATCCCATGGGAGAAGAAAGCTTGCATGCACTTAAGGATATTAGCCTCACCATTGAAAAAGGTGATTACTTAACTATACTGGGTCCGTCAGGCTCTGGCAAAACCACATTAATGAATATTCTGGGGTGCATGGACACTTTGGATGGCGGAACATATCAATTTGAAGATATGGAGGTGGAGAAGTGTAGTGACAAGGAATTGTCAAGGATTAGGAATCAGAAGATCGGATTTATATTTCAAAAATACAATCTAATCCCTCAGTACACAGCAATGCAAAACATTATTATGCCTTTACTTTTGCGAGGAATGGGCAGAGACGAAGCACTAAGAAAAGCAGATGAAACGATCAGTCTTGTCGGATTATCTGATAGGGTGCTTCATAAGCCAAAAGAGCTTTCAGGAGGACAGCAGCAGAGAGTAGCCATTGCTCGTGCTTTAGTAACGGAACCTTCTTTGTTGTTGGCAGATGAGCCAACCGGTTCTTTGGATTCTGCTACTGGTCAGGAGATACTGACTTTGTTTCAAAAACTAAATGACAATGGCAATACTATAATAGTGATTAGCCATGACATTAAGGTAGCGCAACAAAGTAAAAGGATTATTTCTATATTTGATGGAAATTTATTAGAGTGA
- a CDS encoding cation-translocating P-type ATPase: MEYYRSSVSDTLQEVQSTANGLTSAEVDNRLAKEGYNELKGKQKDPLWKLFLENFKDPMVVVLLIAAAVQIVMGHVMESVIIFVVLILNAVISVIQTRKAEGSLDALRKMSAPEAKVIRDSVMLSIPARELVRGDIVFLEAGDYVPADGRIIESGSLRIDEGMLTGESEAVDKHIHPIEQDAPLGDRRNMAFSGSLVVYGRGTLVITGTALGTELGKIAGLIESAEAKQTPLQRKLESFGKKLGLAVLLLSILIFSIQAARVWLSNDTVDTTEAILNALMFAVAVAVAAIPEALSSIVTIVLSVGTNKMARQNAIIRKLPAVEALGSTSVICTDKTGTLTQNKMTVVDYFLPEGTQDQFSLQAEEWSEEARRLLHIAVLCNDSNINEEGKELGDPTEVALIAFSNSKNKDYREIRDNFPREAELPFDSERKLMTTLHTFDGQKALLTKGGPDVLFSRCTHVLLSGQEVPLTPEVLERFTEANEQFSSRALRVLAYAYKTVPNTVTEVELEDEQNLVLVGLSAMIDPPREAVYGSIAESNKAGIRTIMITGDHKTTAQAIGRDIGLMAEHEIAVTGQELDAMSEEELDSRLEQIGVYARVSPENKIRIVRAWQRKGKITAMTGDGVNDAPALKQADIGVAMGSGTDVAKDSAAMILTDDNFVSIVNAVAVGRTVFDNIKKAIAYLFAGNLGAIIAILFALIFDWINPFTAIQLLFINLANDSLPAIALGMEKAEPDVMSRKPRDINEGIFSGGMMQAVITRGLLIGVAVIVSQYIGLQHSEEMGIAMAFTTLILARTLQTFAARSNSQTSVEAGFFSNKYVIGAVLVCFAFYGIAVLPGVREIFSIPASFGMNHWLTATGLALGAVIAMELAKLVRRAGPLKQKA, from the coding sequence GTGGAGTATTACCGCAGCAGTGTGTCAGACACACTACAGGAAGTGCAGAGTACAGCCAATGGACTTACGTCTGCTGAAGTAGACAACCGGCTGGCAAAGGAAGGCTACAATGAGCTAAAAGGCAAGCAGAAAGACCCGCTCTGGAAACTGTTTCTGGAGAATTTCAAAGATCCTATGGTAGTTGTGCTGCTCATAGCGGCAGCTGTTCAGATTGTGATGGGACATGTAATGGAATCCGTCATCATCTTTGTTGTTCTGATTCTTAATGCCGTGATCAGTGTCATTCAGACCCGCAAGGCAGAAGGCTCACTGGATGCACTACGCAAGATGTCCGCACCCGAAGCCAAGGTCATCCGGGACAGCGTGATGCTGTCTATTCCGGCCAGAGAGCTCGTTCGCGGCGATATCGTCTTTCTGGAGGCAGGCGATTATGTGCCTGCTGACGGACGGATCATTGAATCCGGGAGCCTGCGGATTGACGAAGGCATGCTTACCGGAGAATCTGAAGCCGTTGATAAGCATATCCATCCTATTGAACAGGATGCTCCGCTTGGAGACCGCCGCAATATGGCCTTCAGCGGCTCTCTGGTCGTCTACGGCCGGGGAACCCTGGTCATTACAGGAACAGCGCTTGGTACTGAGCTTGGGAAGATCGCGGGCCTGATCGAGAGCGCGGAAGCCAAGCAGACGCCTCTTCAGCGCAAGCTGGAGAGCTTCGGCAAGAAGCTGGGTCTGGCCGTCCTGCTGCTGTCTATACTCATATTCTCCATCCAGGCTGCGCGCGTATGGCTCTCGAACGATACGGTCGACACGACCGAAGCGATTCTGAATGCCCTGATGTTTGCCGTCGCCGTAGCGGTCGCAGCCATTCCGGAGGCATTGTCCTCTATCGTAACCATCGTGCTCTCCGTGGGTACCAACAAGATGGCCCGGCAGAACGCCATTATCCGCAAGCTGCCCGCTGTTGAAGCCTTGGGATCAACCAGTGTGATCTGTACGGACAAGACCGGTACCCTGACACAGAATAAAATGACGGTTGTCGATTATTTTCTGCCGGAAGGAACGCAGGATCAATTCAGCCTGCAGGCAGAGGAATGGTCGGAAGAAGCCCGCAGACTGCTGCATATCGCCGTGCTCTGCAACGATTCGAACATCAATGAGGAAGGCAAGGAGCTGGGCGACCCTACAGAGGTTGCGCTTATTGCTTTCAGCAACAGCAAGAACAAGGATTACCGCGAAATCCGCGATAATTTCCCGCGCGAAGCCGAGCTGCCGTTTGACTCGGAACGTAAGCTGATGACGACGCTGCATACCTTTGACGGACAGAAAGCCCTGCTTACCAAAGGCGGTCCGGATGTCCTGTTCAGCAGATGTACGCATGTGCTGCTGAGTGGCCAGGAGGTCCCGCTGACACCGGAAGTTCTTGAACGCTTCACCGAAGCGAATGAACAGTTCTCCAGTAGAGCCTTGCGGGTGCTTGCTTATGCCTACAAGACCGTGCCTAATACCGTCACTGAGGTTGAACTTGAAGATGAACAGAATCTGGTGCTGGTCGGCCTGTCGGCGATGATTGACCCGCCGCGCGAGGCTGTCTATGGCTCCATTGCAGAATCCAACAAGGCTGGCATCCGCACGATTATGATTACCGGGGACCACAAGACCACCGCCCAGGCCATCGGACGTGATATCGGACTGATGGCAGAGCACGAAATTGCTGTAACCGGCCAGGAGCTGGATGCCATGTCCGAGGAGGAACTCGACAGCAGGCTGGAGCAGATTGGCGTCTATGCCCGGGTCTCACCGGAGAACAAGATTAGAATTGTCCGTGCCTGGCAGCGGAAAGGCAAAATTACAGCCATGACGGGCGACGGCGTAAATGATGCGCCGGCATTGAAGCAGGCGGACATTGGCGTTGCCATGGGCAGTGGAACCGATGTAGCCAAGGATTCAGCGGCCATGATTCTGACGGATGATAACTTCGTATCCATCGTCAATGCAGTCGCTGTGGGCCGGACGGTATTCGACAACATCAAGAAAGCCATCGCCTATCTGTTCGCCGGCAATCTGGGTGCGATTATCGCCATCCTGTTCGCACTGATCTTCGACTGGATTAATCCGTTCACAGCCATCCAGCTGCTGTTCATCAATCTGGCGAACGATTCCCTGCCGGCCATTGCACTTGGTATGGAGAAAGCCGAACCGGATGTGATGAGTCGCAAGCCTAGAGACATCAACGAAGGAATCTTCTCCGGAGGCATGATGCAGGCTGTTATTACACGTGGTCTGCTTATAGGGGTAGCTGTTATTGTCTCCCAGTATATCGGATTGCAGCATTCCGAAGAAATGGGCATCGCGATGGCCTTTACAACGCTGATTCTGGCGCGGACCCTGCAGACCTTCGCCGCCCGCTCCAACAGCCAGACCTCTGTTGAAGCCGGATTCTTCAGCAACAAATACGTGATCGGCGCCGTCTTGGTCTGCTTTGCCTTCTATGGCATTGCCGTCCTGCCCGGCGTCAGAGAAATCTTCTCCATCCCCGCTTCCTTCGGCATGAACCACTGGCTGACAGCAACCGGCCTCGCCCTTGGCGCTGTAATTGCCATGGAGCTGGCGAAGCTTGTCCGCCGTGCGGGTCCATTGAAGCAGAAGGCCTGA
- the trxA gene encoding thioredoxin translates to MMAIQHAKDSNFAERVQSEGITVVNFWASWCGPCRMFAPVLEEFEKEAGAAVSVVKVNVDESPVTSSQYQIMSIPATIIFKDGIPQHSEVGILPMKMLQQLSRG, encoded by the coding sequence ATGATGGCGATTCAACATGCAAAGGATTCGAATTTTGCGGAAAGAGTACAATCTGAAGGAATTACGGTGGTTAACTTCTGGGCTTCCTGGTGCGGGCCATGCAGAATGTTTGCTCCGGTGCTGGAGGAATTTGAGAAGGAGGCAGGCGCAGCTGTATCTGTAGTCAAAGTGAATGTGGACGAAAGTCCGGTCACCTCCTCCCAATATCAGATTATGAGCATTCCTGCTACGATTATTTTTAAAGATGGTATCCCTCAGCATAGTGAGGTGGGCATCTTGCCTATGAAGATGCTGCAGCAGCTTAGCCGTGGATAA
- a CDS encoding NAD(P)/FAD-dependent oxidoreductase, translating to MIYDCAIIGGGPAGLNAALVLGRARRKVAILDNNQPRNAVTHASHGFITRDGVTPGEFRRIAYEEVLRYPSVQHLPLEVTGMEALSGGYAVTTLTGQRVEARKLLIATGLREVFPKIAGLHECYGTSLFNCPYCDGWELRDQPLIVVSDKPGVFHMAKLLYTWSRDLVICTNGQAVLDDVQKQLLESRNIRVVEQAAVAFIHEEGRLRQVEFADGSRIERSGGFITPEWQPKASWDDDLGYEVNELGGVVTDEWGRSTVPGVYAAGDASYIGPSQLIYAAAAGSRAAAGINLELTEEDFV from the coding sequence ATGATCTATGATTGTGCAATCATCGGTGGAGGACCGGCGGGACTGAATGCGGCGCTGGTGCTGGGACGGGCCAGACGCAAGGTGGCCATTCTCGACAACAATCAGCCCCGCAATGCGGTTACCCATGCCTCGCATGGATTCATCACCCGGGATGGCGTTACCCCAGGCGAGTTCCGGCGCATCGCCTATGAGGAAGTGCTGCGTTATCCTTCTGTGCAACATCTCCCGCTGGAGGTAACCGGAATGGAGGCGCTCAGCGGCGGGTATGCAGTTACGACATTGACGGGCCAGCGGGTGGAAGCCCGCAAGCTGCTGATCGCCACAGGGCTGCGTGAGGTCTTCCCGAAGATTGCGGGCTTGCATGAATGTTATGGAACAAGCCTGTTCAACTGTCCGTACTGCGACGGCTGGGAGCTTCGGGATCAGCCGTTGATCGTTGTCTCAGATAAACCGGGCGTCTTTCATATGGCTAAGCTGCTCTATACCTGGAGCCGGGATCTGGTGATCTGCACGAATGGGCAGGCTGTGCTGGATGACGTGCAGAAGCAGCTGCTGGAATCGCGCAACATCAGGGTTGTGGAACAGGCAGCGGTGGCTTTTATTCATGAAGAAGGCAGGCTGCGGCAGGTGGAGTTCGCCGATGGCAGCCGCATAGAGCGAAGCGGCGGATTCATTACGCCAGAGTGGCAGCCAAAGGCGTCTTGGGATGATGATCTTGGATATGAGGTCAACGAGCTGGGCGGTGTAGTTACGGATGAATGGGGCAGAAGTACAGTGCCGGGCGTGTATGCTGCCGGAGATGCGTCGTACATAGGGCCCTCCCAGCTGATTTATGCCGCTGCGGCGGGAAGCAGGGCGGCGGCAGGCATCAACCTGGAGCTGACAGAAGAAGACTTCGTGTAG
- a CDS encoding class I SAM-dependent methyltransferase — protein sequence MITDLFNTNLWAQAWNEDLTTSVNKMKQAGIDRTRSFDNRADSFNKQVFSEEGRQRARRITQWLTGQGVAFKDNTILDIGAASGGFTVPFAEEGGRVTAVEPNLPLAKLLKKNTKDITNGNVEVVVEDFEEIDVAERGWEQAFDLVFVSMCPVIADWDSVEKVLSCARRFCYISSVAGAREHSLLNEVWPLLTERVREPEMSEMFYLTNLLYLKGYSFQSLVTREMKTAVLTRDAALKEVMDMVRLYQLPADEQAKRIIADYLEQTYVDDKVAVHQGGRFGKVLIQLEDQKMYGGER from the coding sequence ATGATAACCGATTTGTTCAATACAAACCTCTGGGCACAGGCCTGGAACGAAGACCTCACCACCTCCGTGAATAAGATGAAGCAAGCCGGTATTGATAGAACGCGTTCCTTCGACAACCGGGCCGATAGCTTCAACAAGCAGGTGTTCAGTGAAGAGGGCAGACAGCGGGCACGCCGGATTACCCAGTGGCTGACCGGGCAGGGCGTAGCCTTCAAGGATAACACGATCCTGGATATTGGAGCGGCTTCGGGCGGCTTTACAGTTCCTTTTGCCGAGGAAGGAGGAAGGGTTACCGCTGTTGAACCTAATCTGCCGCTTGCCAAGCTGCTGAAGAAGAATACGAAAGACATAACGAACGGGAATGTTGAGGTGGTAGTTGAAGATTTTGAAGAGATTGATGTGGCGGAAAGAGGCTGGGAACAGGCCTTTGATCTGGTGTTCGTCTCGATGTGTCCGGTGATTGCCGACTGGGACAGTGTGGAGAAGGTGCTGAGCTGTGCGCGCAGGTTCTGTTATATCAGTTCGGTTGCAGGTGCCAGAGAGCATAGTCTGCTCAATGAAGTTTGGCCTCTGCTTACGGAAAGGGTGCGGGAACCGGAAATGTCGGAGATGTTTTATCTGACGAACCTGCTGTATCTCAAAGGCTATTCTTTCCAGTCACTGGTGACCCGGGAGATGAAGACTGCTGTGCTTACGAGAGATGCGGCACTGAAGGAAGTCATGGATATGGTAAGACTGTATCAGCTGCCTGCTGATGAACAAGCCAAGCGGATCATTGCCGACTATTTGGAACAGACTTATGTGGACGATAAGGTGGCTGTCCATCAGGGCGGACGTTTCGGTAAGGTATTGATTCAGCTGGAGGACCAGAAGATGTACGGCGGAGAGCGTTAA
- a CDS encoding NUDIX hydrolase, which translates to MAMLTHIVAVGGIVENEQGQVLLVKTQHGGWVFPGGQVENGENLIVALVREIKEESGIDIMVSSLVGVYSNTATYKWHDGVTDVPTKVMLDFTCKPLGGELGTSDETSDSRWVDKNEVLELITAPAIRTRFQAYLDFSGNTTYMEYVTKPNFAVKLERTI; encoded by the coding sequence ATGGCAATGCTAACACATATCGTAGCAGTAGGTGGTATTGTAGAGAATGAACAAGGGCAGGTTCTACTTGTGAAGACACAGCATGGTGGCTGGGTATTTCCTGGTGGGCAAGTAGAAAATGGTGAAAACCTGATAGTGGCTTTAGTTAGAGAGATTAAAGAGGAAAGTGGAATAGACATCATGGTGTCTTCTTTAGTAGGCGTCTATTCAAATACAGCAACTTATAAATGGCATGACGGAGTGACCGATGTTCCAACTAAGGTAATGCTGGATTTCACATGCAAGCCCTTGGGTGGAGAATTGGGTACTTCCGATGAAACTTCAGATAGCCGCTGGGTTGACAAAAATGAAGTATTGGAATTGATTACAGCTCCAGCCATACGAACCCGATTTCAAGCTTATCTGGATTTTAGCGGAAACACAACTTATATGGAATACGTAACCAAACCTAATTTTGCAGTGAAACTTGAACGAACAATATAA